The region ACCGCATGCTGTACCAGGACTGGCCGCGCGAGAAGGCGATCGACGAGCTGAAAAATGGCGGGTACGGCTATCACGCCGTATGGAAGAACATCGAAAGCTACCTCAAGCGCGTCGACGTGGCGGCACTGCGCGCGCAGATTGACGGAAAGGTTCCCTGAACCAGGCTGATGGAGAGGCGTGACTGCCTCCCATCGCCGGCACTGACCGCGCATTCGCGGCACATTAATAAAACCCGATCACCGCGCCGCTGGACAAGCGCTCTTCCCTTGGCAGCGATGTTTCATGCGAAAAAAAATGGTAGATCTCGGGATCTTCCAGCCAGCTCACTTGGCCGGAAGGCAGGCCTAGCCGGATAGCGGCGCTGGTGCTCCATTTTTCACGGTCATTGTCGGGCAAGGCGCTGCATTCCTCGAGACAGCACAAGCGCCTGGAGACCACATCATCCATGTTGGGCGTGGTGCTGGCATGGGGCGGCATCGAGCCACCCCATTGCAGCCACAGGGCCATGTCCGGCCAGCGTATGCATAGCACGATCCAGCGCTGGTATTGCGCCAGCGACGGCACCGGCAAGCCATAGCTTATCCGTGCAATGCGCAGCAGCAGCACAAAGCGCACGAAATTGAGCGTGCGCTTGATTTCCCGTGGCCCGCACGCATACTCTTTGCTGATGCCGCGCAGGACGGTCTGCACGTCTTTGCCATCCCGCATGAATTGCGAGCTGGCGCGGCGCTGCCGCTCACTGGCGTCCTGCGGCGCCTCGCTTTTCGTCCGGGCATGCGTTTGCGCTTCCGCTGCGCCGGCATGGGAAGCCTGTTGTGCCCCGGATCCTGCCGACGCGGTAGCGCCGGCCTGCGATTCCGAGCCGATCAGATAATCGATAAATTTGCCATTTTTCAAATGCCGGCTGGGCGGAATGGTAAACGCCAGCTGGATGAATTTGTCCATGAAGCGCCATCCCAGCGGCACCAGTTTTTCATAGGAGGGCAATTGCTTCTTGATGTCCCTGTGCGCGTGCTCGAGCGCCGCCGCGACGATCTGCGGATCCATGCCGATCACAAACAGGAATTCGGACTGGTCGCCTGCCAGGAACGTGTTGATACCCTCGACGACGCTGGCAATTTTGCCGGGCGAGCAACGGTCGAGGTCATCGATGAAGATGACCAGTGGCGCGATGACGGGCGCGCCATCGCCATGTTGCGTGCGACGCTGGGGCAGAGAGTGCATCACGCGTCGCAAATCCTGGTGAATCTGGTGCATGATGCCGACCGTCCTGGCATAGTCGGGCACGCGGACATATTCCGCCAGACTGAATTTGGCAGGCTCGTCCGCTACCTTTTTTCTACTGCTGAAGAAGGCCTGTACCGCATACACGGTAATCGCAATTTGCGTGCCGATGGCTGTCGGAATGGCCACGGCAGCGGCATCGAGCCATGTCCTGATCGCCGCAGGCAGACTATCGGGCTGAATGAGCGACACGCTCACCAGACTGATGATCAGGCCCATGGCCCCCAGCAGCCAGCGGCGCACCTTGATCCACCAGAAAGTGCCGACCCGGTCATAGATTTTTCTGCGCACCACGCCATCGTCTATGCGCGACAGATTCAGGCGCAACAGGAATAGCTCGCGTTCGACAGGGCTCAGCCGGTCGCTGACCTGACTGACGATGGCGTCCACCAGGCCGGCCCAGACTTGCTCGGAACTTTCGTATTTCCAGGCATTGAACCAGACGGTCCAGCGCTTGCTTTCGTCGACGAATACTTGCTTGTCGGGCCCGGATTTCCGGTCGAGAAAGCGCAGCACATCGCGCGTCTTGAACGTGCCGCTTTCTGGCTCGGCGGGCCTCGGAGGATCGAGCTGATGCTGGATCTGGCGCATCAGCGAAGATTTGCCGGCGCCCCATGGCGCCTGGATGCTGATACTGATGGAGCCGCGGGTTTGGTCGCTGGTGAGGAAAGCCACGATCGCGATCGCGTATTGCGCAAATTCCATGTAGTCCAGCAATGAAGGGTGGTCATGCGCCAGAATGTCGAGTACGTTTTCGGGTGATTGCTGGGCCACCTTGGCCAGCGGGTGCCGTTCGTAGGCGGCTTGCAGCTGTGCCATGTCGATGCCCATCTGGTGCAGCAAGGACATGAATTTGCCTTCCTTTAAAGACCATAGCGCGCTGATCAAGTCGCCCACCGTGACGCTGTCGCGACCGGCCTGGCGTGCCGCGACAGCCGCATTGCTCAGCCATTTTTCGGCATTCAGCGAATAGGTAAGCTCGTCCGTACTGGTCTCGCTGGCCAAGGGGGCGCTGATACTGCTGTATTGGAACGAAAAATATCCGGACCATGTCGCCTGCAAGCTCTCACCGGCCAGTTCCTTGAGTGCGCGGCTAAAAAAGAGCGCGTCGGGCGGCGCCTGTATTGATGGCTGTACAAGGTCATCGGCCCTGGCCAGGGTGAACAGCATCAGGCTGGTGGTGATCGAACGTGACGGCGGATCTTTCATTGTGGCCAGCGTGTGGGCCTGGCGCAGCAATGCCAATAGCTCGCTGCCCGGGGCAGGCATCGCTGGCCGTTCTTCCACCAGCGCCGACCTGGACTCGGTGTTGCCGTCTGACTGTTCTCTCATGATGGCCGCTCCTCGATTGGCCGGCCGGGTATCCGGGACACTCAGGCTGCCATGCTTGATTTTTCGCCTATTTGACGTGCGCCATCTGCGCCAGATCAATCGTCTGGCTGTCTGTGCCAACCTGCTTTCAGGCATGGATTTGGACATGCCGGGGGCGAATCAGGCATGATTGCGATTCCAATCACGTTTTACCGGATCCCGCATGGAACACCACAGCTTTCTCATCAACATACTGTTTTACCTGGTCGCCGCCATCATCATGGTGCCGCTGGCCAAGCGTCTGGGCATGGGCGCCGTGCTGGGCTACCTGGTGGCTGGCGTCGTCATCGGACCGTGGGGCCTGGGCCTGATCAAGAATGTCGAGGTGATCCTCAGCTTTTCCGAATTCGGCGTGGTGCTGCTGTTGTTCCTGATCGGGCTGGAACTCGAACCGAAACGCTTGTGGCTGCTGCGCCGGCCGATTTTCGGCTGGGGCGGGGCGCAGGTGGGCGTCGTCAGCGCGGGCTTGTGCGCCGTGGCCATGGCCTTTGGCGTAGACTGGCGCACGGCGCTGGTCGGGGCGCTGGGGCTGTCGCTGTCGTCGACGGCCATCGTGCTGGCCACCCTGGGCGAACGCAAGCTGATGACTACGCCGGCCGGTT is a window of Janthinobacterium rivuli DNA encoding:
- a CDS encoding KAP family P-loop NTPase fold protein — its product is MSKSMPESRLAQTARRLIWRRWRTSNRRKIKHGSLSVPDTRPANRGAAIMREQSDGNTESRSALVEERPAMPAPGSELLALLRQAHTLATMKDPPSRSITTSLMLFTLARADDLVQPSIQAPPDALFFSRALKELAGESLQATWSGYFSFQYSSISAPLASETSTDELTYSLNAEKWLSNAAVAARQAGRDSVTVGDLISALWSLKEGKFMSLLHQMGIDMAQLQAAYERHPLAKVAQQSPENVLDILAHDHPSLLDYMEFAQYAIAIVAFLTSDQTRGSISISIQAPWGAGKSSLMRQIQHQLDPPRPAEPESGTFKTRDVLRFLDRKSGPDKQVFVDESKRWTVWFNAWKYESSEQVWAGLVDAIVSQVSDRLSPVERELFLLRLNLSRIDDGVVRRKIYDRVGTFWWIKVRRWLLGAMGLIISLVSVSLIQPDSLPAAIRTWLDAAAVAIPTAIGTQIAITVYAVQAFFSSRKKVADEPAKFSLAEYVRVPDYARTVGIMHQIHQDLRRVMHSLPQRRTQHGDGAPVIAPLVIFIDDLDRCSPGKIASVVEGINTFLAGDQSEFLFVIGMDPQIVAAALEHAHRDIKKQLPSYEKLVPLGWRFMDKFIQLAFTIPPSRHLKNGKFIDYLIGSESQAGATASAGSGAQQASHAGAAEAQTHARTKSEAPQDASERQRRASSQFMRDGKDVQTVLRGISKEYACGPREIKRTLNFVRFVLLLRIARISYGLPVPSLAQYQRWIVLCIRWPDMALWLQWGGSMPPHASTTPNMDDVVSRRLCCLEECSALPDNDREKWSTSAAIRLGLPSGQVSWLEDPEIYHFFSHETSLPREERLSSGAVIGFY